In Numidum massiliense, a single genomic region encodes these proteins:
- a CDS encoding transposase produces MKRRQFTKEFKIQVAKEAMEVGNQALVARRYDLGSNLLNRWVREYKDGHYGDVPIESAQPREFSDLAQENDQLKRLLGEKDLEIAILRDLVKKQHPHLLKRLK; encoded by the coding sequence ATGAAACGCCGTCAGTTCACCAAGGAATTTAAAATCCAAGTCGCAAAGGAAGCCATGGAGGTTGGTAACCAAGCGCTAGTTGCTCGCCGCTATGATCTCGGTTCTAACTTGCTTAACCGATGGGTTCGCGAATATAAGGACGGGCACTACGGGGACGTCCCGATCGAATCCGCCCAACCACGCGAATTCAGTGATCTTGCTCAGGAAAATGATCAGCTAAAACGGTTGTTGGGCGAAAAGGATTTAGAAATTGCCATTTTGCGTGATCTTGTAAAAAAGCAGCACCCTCACTTGCTGAAAAGATTGAAGTAG
- a CDS encoding IS5 family transposase: MSVRALKAQKSSATQPQLFQFIDMEALIPKSHILRQLNEAIDFSCVYDWVAPLYTERSGRPAADPERIVRLILLSYLFNHSERGLYEILPMHAGYLWFCGLDFESIQHPDPSRPSLPDRTTLVKTRKLWRQHGIFEKLMVHVINQCIAAGLVKPDVHVGVDGTQVRANASIHSLKEMTCTPVESIEDYLARIAQQDGQAEPSSSPHDTDDDPPSSPGSADKASRKKQGLQEEATHENFHGKTFSNATHRSKTDPDARLYKKAKGQEAHLRYLIHNVTDVTSGVILSTQASIASGVAERETSMQQLAAIRFCHPTIRVCTLSADKAYGTPDYLNALFEQGMIPLVSLRNLTLEDVPTWKRQTRNPKLQRKRLAKVKAVQVKNKARLIQLSSKYRHLQKLRTRCEHIFAESKCDHGLDRARSRGLDCMQEQALLTAMVQNLKRLCRFRFKKKPTQTGILACQNPTRRTIGTKVSMFFSSLLSLIASLHLQVRRFS; this comes from the coding sequence ATGAGCGTGAGAGCCTTGAAAGCACAAAAATCATCCGCAACCCAACCGCAACTGTTTCAATTCATCGATATGGAAGCACTCATACCCAAAAGTCATATTTTACGACAATTAAATGAAGCGATCGATTTCTCCTGCGTTTACGACTGGGTGGCTCCGTTATATACGGAACGAAGTGGACGACCGGCTGCCGACCCGGAACGCATCGTGCGATTGATCCTACTTTCCTATTTATTTAACCACTCCGAACGCGGCCTGTATGAGATACTTCCTATGCATGCGGGATACTTGTGGTTCTGTGGGCTCGATTTTGAATCAATTCAACATCCTGATCCCTCCCGCCCATCGCTACCGGATCGGACGACGCTTGTCAAGACTCGGAAACTTTGGCGGCAACACGGTATATTTGAAAAGCTTATGGTTCATGTAATCAATCAATGTATTGCAGCAGGATTGGTCAAGCCCGATGTTCACGTTGGCGTCGACGGGACTCAGGTGCGGGCTAACGCTTCGATTCACAGCTTAAAAGAAATGACTTGTACACCCGTAGAGTCCATTGAGGACTATTTGGCGAGAATCGCTCAACAAGACGGTCAAGCTGAACCGTCTTCATCGCCTCATGACACCGACGATGACCCGCCATCGTCTCCCGGTTCAGCCGACAAAGCATCGAGAAAAAAACAGGGACTGCAGGAAGAAGCCACACATGAGAACTTTCACGGAAAGACTTTTTCTAACGCGACACACCGCAGTAAAACAGACCCTGATGCACGGTTGTATAAAAAGGCAAAGGGGCAAGAGGCTCACCTACGGTATTTAATACACAATGTAACAGATGTCACATCGGGCGTCATTTTGTCGACACAAGCCAGCATAGCATCTGGAGTGGCTGAACGTGAAACGAGCATGCAACAACTTGCGGCGATTCGTTTTTGTCATCCGACCATTCGTGTGTGCACCCTTTCAGCCGATAAAGCATACGGTACGCCAGACTACTTGAATGCCCTGTTCGAACAGGGGATGATCCCCTTGGTTTCTTTGCGAAATCTAACATTAGAGGACGTCCCTACATGGAAACGCCAAACGCGAAACCCTAAATTACAACGCAAACGGCTGGCCAAAGTCAAGGCCGTTCAGGTTAAGAATAAAGCGAGACTTATTCAGCTATCTAGTAAGTATCGCCACCTCCAAAAGCTACGCACGCGATGCGAGCATATATTTGCCGAGAGTAAATGTGATCACGGACTCGACCGCGCACGCAGCCGGGGACTAGACTGCATGCAAGAACAAGCGCTATTGACAGCAATGGTTCAGAACCTCAAAAGACTTTGCCGGTTCCGGTTTAAGAAAAAACCAACTCAAACCGGGATTTTGGCATGCCAAAATCCAACTCGCAGGACAATAGGGACAAAGGTTTCCATGTTTTTTTCGTCACTATTATCGTTAATCGCTTCGCTTCACTTACAGGTAAGGCGGTTTAGTTGA
- a CDS encoding IS3 family transposase, whose translation MQTVLRIVHVPRSTYYYQKHYRVKEKKVSGGRPAPGYSFTNSGQKVSDEQIKEWLMELVSGDGYAYGYRKLTVALRSTYDLVINKKKVYRLCKRLGILLPQRRKRIRHPRRLARNRLVERSNELWETDIKYGYIAGENRFFFLLSYIDVYDRSIIDYHVGLACEGQDAVQVLQRALSTRGLQEAQEKPIIRTDNGPQFVSKVFEEACEHYGCEHERIPPNTPNKNAHIEAFHRIVEDECFNKYSFETYEEAYRTVIGFMDFYNNRRIHGSIGDMSPAQFFHAHQTSSLRTKAVRL comes from the coding sequence ATCCAAACCGTTTTACGGATTGTCCACGTACCGCGTTCCACCTATTACTATCAGAAACACTATCGGGTGAAGGAGAAGAAAGTAAGTGGGGGGAGACCGGCACCAGGTTACTCCTTCACAAACAGCGGGCAAAAAGTGTCCGACGAACAAATTAAAGAATGGCTTATGGAGCTCGTCTCGGGTGATGGCTACGCGTATGGGTACCGAAAATTAACGGTGGCGCTCCGTTCGACGTACGATTTAGTCATTAATAAGAAAAAAGTGTACCGTCTCTGCAAACGGTTAGGCATCTTACTGCCGCAGCGACGGAAGCGAATCCGCCACCCTAGGCGCCTTGCACGTAACCGCCTCGTTGAGCGATCGAATGAGCTGTGGGAAACAGACATCAAGTATGGGTACATTGCCGGAGAAAACCGCTTTTTCTTCCTGCTTTCCTACATTGACGTTTATGACCGTTCGATTATTGACTATCATGTTGGATTAGCTTGCGAAGGTCAAGACGCTGTTCAGGTGCTACAACGAGCGCTTTCGACACGCGGGCTTCAGGAGGCACAAGAAAAGCCGATCATCCGGACGGACAATGGTCCACAGTTCGTATCTAAAGTATTCGAAGAAGCTTGTGAACACTACGGTTGTGAGCACGAACGTATTCCGCCGAACACACCGAATAAAAATGCCCATATTGAGGCGTTTCATCGGATCGTTGAGGACGAATGCTTCAACAAGTATTCCTTTGAGACGTACGAGGAAGCATATCGTACCGTCATAGGCTTTATGGACTTTTATAACAACCGCCGCATACACGGTAGTATTGGGGACATGAGCCCCGCGCAGTTTTTCCATGCGCATCAAACATCTTCGTTGCGCACGAAAGCCGTTCGACTCTGA
- a CDS encoding SDR family oxidoreductase, which yields MQPLANKVVIVTGASRGLGRSIATRFADGGATVIATARSKDALQQLADEWHNCKTNDTENGVLGSGTIVPHACDLTVANEVEDLIRFTLDKYGQIDVLINNAGVGSYAPVHEIAEEDWDTMMAVNLKAPYLTCKYAIPHFIERQAGHIVNISSVAGTVTFKGGGGYCASKFGLMALTDVLTEELKPHQVRVSVICPGSIQTDFAGTPAKSYSLKPEHVAKVAYDMVTAPEGVILNQVVMRPQVPPELQK from the coding sequence ATGCAGCCACTTGCGAATAAAGTCGTCATCGTCACTGGAGCGAGCCGCGGCCTCGGGCGGAGCATCGCCACCCGCTTCGCTGATGGAGGGGCAACGGTCATTGCCACCGCCCGCAGCAAAGACGCCTTACAACAGTTGGCCGACGAATGGCATAATTGCAAAACAAACGATACAGAAAACGGTGTCTTAGGGAGTGGCACGATCGTCCCTCACGCCTGTGATTTGACCGTCGCAAATGAAGTAGAAGATTTAATCCGTTTCACTCTCGACAAGTACGGGCAAATCGACGTGCTTATCAACAACGCTGGCGTCGGCAGCTATGCACCTGTGCACGAGATTGCGGAAGAAGATTGGGACACGATGATGGCCGTCAACTTAAAAGCGCCGTACTTAACGTGCAAATACGCCATCCCGCACTTCATCGAGCGCCAAGCGGGCCACATCGTCAACATTTCCAGCGTTGCCGGTACGGTGACATTTAAAGGCGGAGGCGGCTACTGCGCGTCTAAATTCGGACTTATGGCGCTCACCGATGTGTTGACCGAGGAGCTAAAGCCACACCAAGTACGCGTGTCCGTCATTTGTCCGGGTTCGATCCAAACGGACTTTGCAGGTACACCGGCAAAGTCGTACTCACTCAAACCGGAACACGTGGCAAAAGTTGCGTACGATATGGTGACTGCTCCAGAAGGAGTCATTCTCAACCAAGTGGTCATGCGCCCGCAGGTTCCGCCAGAGTTGCAAAAATAA